ACATCAACCGGTACGCGGTTTGGGTCGCCCACGTCGCCTCTCTGGTGCCGCCGTTCCAGGCCGTATACACCACCAACCCGCTGACCCGCCGGCTGTTCGAGGAGGCGGGATACGAGGTCCGGGCGGCGCCGATGTTCGACCGGCACATCTACTCCGGCACCAAGATCCGCACCCGCATGGTGCAGGGAGAGGAGTGGGAGTCCCTGGTGCCGAAGGGGGTGGCGGAGACCATTCGCGAGGTCAAGGGCGATGAGCGGTTAAGGGAGATCATGAAGGACCACTCCCCGGAGGTCACGATTTGAGCGAGGAAGGGTGGCCCGAGGACTACGATTTCAAGCTGGAGTTCAGGGTCAGAGGGGCGCTGATCAATAAGCATCTGACCATTGCGCTGGCCGAGTCATGCACCGGAGGCCTCCTCGCCTCCATGCTCACCGATCTGCCAGGGGCCTCAGAGTACTTCCTGGCGTCCTACGTCACGTATAGCAACGGCACCAAGGTCGCCGCTCTGGGGGTGCCGTGGTCGAGCATCCATAATCATGGGGCGGTCAGCGAGGAGGTGGCCAGGGGGATGGCCACCGGCGCGAGGAAGGCCGCGGGGGCCGACATCGGGGTCGG
This sequence is a window from Methanomassiliicoccus luminyensis B10. Protein-coding genes within it:
- a CDS encoding nicotinamide-nucleotide adenylyltransferase, translating into MRAKETSALLIGRFQPFHKGHLEVVRLIAKECDRMIVGIGSAQLSHTFDNPFTAGERHLMMSRALHDEGLDNFFLVPIVDINRYAVWVAHVASLVPPFQAVYTTNPLTRRLFEEAGYEVRAAPMFDRHIYSGTKIRTRMVQGEEWESLVPKGVAETIREVKGDERLREIMKDHSPEVTI
- a CDS encoding CinA family protein, translating into MSEEGWPEDYDFKLEFRVRGALINKHLTIALAESCTGGLLASMLTDLPGASEYFLASYVTYSNGTKVAALGVPWSSIHNHGAVSEEVARGMATGARKAAGADIGVGITGIAGPGGGSEEKPVGLVYIALDMMGEVSVVREVFPGDRMQVKIAASVRALEILDRALSG